GCTAATATGGACACTGGCAAATCACTTGATAAAGTGGCGGCAGAAGTGCGTTTGGCTGTTAAAGATATTGATTTGCCTGCTAATTATAGTATCACAGTGACCGGAGAAGAAGAAAAACGGCAGGAGTCTATGCATAGCTTATTGTTTGCTTTATTGCTTTCTGTTGTACTTGTTTATATGGTCATGGCTTCACAGTTTGAATCGTTGTTACATCCTTTTACGATTCTGCTGACTATTCCGCTGGCTGTGGTGGGTGCTATCTTGCTTTTCTTCATTACTGGAACCACGATTAATATGATGGGAGTTATCGGTATCGTGATGTTGGGAGGTATTGCCGTTAATAACTCTATTATTCTGGTAGACCGTATCAACCAACTTAGCCAGGCAGGAATGGAGTTGACTGACGCCATTGTAGAAGCAGGACAGCAACGTATCCGTCCTATCATAATGACTACGTTGACTACGATTCTGGCTATGCTTCCAATGACATTCGGATTTGGTGAAGGTGCTTCCCTTCGTTCGCCAATGGCTATTGCTGTGATTGGAGGACTGATAACTTCTACTTTGATGAGTTTGATGGTTATCCCATGTGTATATTATGTCCTTGAAAAGATAAAAAGGCGTATAAATCACCGAACTAAAAAAAGCTGAAGATGAACTTTTTACTAAATAGGAGAATTACGATCTGTATGCTGTTTATTGCACTTAGTCTTTTGGGCTATGTGTCCTACAAACAGCTTCCGGTAGAGTTGCTGCCTAATGCAGAGCTTCCGGTATTGTTTATCCAAGTGTCGTCGCAGCAGGATATGGACCCTTCGTATGTGGAGTCGGAAGTGATAATTCCGCTTGAAGGAGCTGTCAGTACGATAGGAGGAGTAGACAAACTGCAATCTTATATAGACAGGAGGCAATCGAACATACAAATTGATTTTAAGAAGAATGTCAATTTCAAGATGACTGCTCTTAAGTTGCAGGAAAAGGTGAATGAAGTGGCAGCATCTTTTCCCAGTGGTTTTACTGTGCAGGTACAGAAAGTTGATATTGCACAGATGAACAATAACTTTATGGTACTTCAGGTACGGGGTTCGGGAGGGACAGACCGTGTCAGGAACTTAGTGGAGGATAATATTCTTTCCGATTTGGAGAACATAGATGGTGTGGCATCTGTCAATATATATGGCGGACGGCAAAAAGCGATTGAGATACGTCTCCATTCGGAGGTGTGCAAAGCGTTGAACCTTACGGCGTCAAAGATAAGTAATCTGCTTTCACAGAATACGCAGGAGAAAACGTTTGTCGGTTTTGCCAATGAGCCGGATAGTAAGATTTTTGTTCACGTAAATGCGATGTATACGAAAGTATCTGACCTGGAAAATATTGTGGTGGCTCCCGGACCTGTCTTGTTGAAAGATGTGGCAACCGTATTCTTTGATCTGAAAGATGAAACCACTTATAGTCGTGTAAATGGGAAAGAGGCTGTTTCTGTGGTATTGATAAATGATTCGCAGGCAAATCTTATAGAGCTTTCCCACCGTGTTTCTGATGCGATTGACAAACTGAATGAAAAAATAGTTCCGCTTGATCTGGAAATAGTCGTTCAGGAGAATAAGGCTGAAACGATGGAGAATAACATCAATCAAATCATTAACCTGGCATTGGTCGGTGGATTGTTGGCTGTTTTCATTCTCTGGCTTTTTTTGAAAAATATGCGGCTGGTGTTCTTTATCGCACTTTCAATTCCGATCTCAGTTTATACGGCCTTCAATTTCTTCTATGCTTCCGGCATTACTATCAATAGCCTTACATTAGTGGGAATGGCACTTGCCATTGGGATGCTACTGGATAATAGTGTCGTAGTGCTGGAGAATATTTATCGTTTATCCGGAAGCGGCTACACACCCGAGCGCTCAGTTACTCAGGGCACTAAAGAGGTGTGGCGCTCTATTGTAGCAGCTACGTTGACTACTGTCACTGTTTTCCTGCCGTTTGTCTTTTCAGATAATTTCCTGATTAAACTGATAGGGCATCATATCGGGGTGTCTATTATATCTACGCTGATTATTTCCTTGTTTGTGGCTTTGCTTTTCATTCCTATGGTCACTTATGTTATTCTGAAAAAGAAGAAAGGAAGAAGTGTCGTTTATGAGAAGGTGTCGATTATTCAACGTCCGATACAAGTGTATCTGGTTTTACTGAAGACGTGTATGCGTAATCCGGGAGTCACTATATTCGGAGCGGTGATTTTACTTTTTGCTACTCTGATATTATCACTGACCTTGAATGTGCAGCAGATGAAAGAAGTGGATTCGGATCGGTTTAATATAAGTGTTGTAATGCCTACCGGAAGTACCCTTGAGAATACGGACAAGATAGTCAAAGCGCTGGAAGAACGTCTGAAGGATTTCCCAGAAAAGAAAGATTTGATCTGCCGTGTCCGGGAGAAAGAAGCAACTATTACGCTCGTTTTGCAAAAAGATTATCAAAAGATAGGTAAACGGAAAATTACGGATATCAAATCGGATGTGCAATCCAAAGTCTCGAACATTAATGGGGCGGAAGTCTATGTCTCTGATGCTATGGGAGGCGGACAGGAAAATTCGGTATTGAGTAGTCTTGGAGGCTTTATGCGTTTACTGGGTATTGGTGATAATAATGAACGAGTGGTTGTCAGAGGTTCTGATTTCGAAATGATGCAAATGGTAGCTGAGGAAATCCGCTACCTACTGGATGAACAGGAATTTGTGCAACATACTCATGTATCGTATACTCCTCGTCAGCCAGAGATAAATCTGAACTTTGACCCGATTCTGCTGACTACTTATGATATCAATCGTGCTAATATAACTTCGGGATTAACGGCACTCAATAACGAGTTTTCTTCTGAAGTGACTTTTAAAGTGGGAGAAGATAATTATGACATTATCATTCGCGATGAAATTCTGAAAAAAAGTACAGAGACGGAAGAAGAAGCGGAGGAGAAGGTTCAAAAAGAAAAGACAGTTGATGATTTGCGTGCTGTTCGGATAGAAAATGTAAAGGGTGGAATGCACAATCTGGAAGATATAGCCTCTATTAATTATGGTCGCGGACGTTCGCGGATCATACGTGTCAATCAGGATAAACAACTTGAAGTTTATTATAATTTCTCAAGAGATGTGCAGTCCTCAAAGGAATTATTGGGAAGTTATCGTTCTGATATAGACCAATTGATTGCCGGTTATAATCTACCTTCAGGCGTTGCCTTGCAAGTATTCCATGAGGAGGATCAGTTTGGAGATTTCAAATTTCTTATTCTGGCAGCCTTCATTTTGATTTTTATGATACTTGCTTCTGTTTTTGAGTCTGTAGTAACTCCTTTTGTATTACTTTTTACTATTCCGCTTGCTGCTATCGGCTCTTTGCTGGCGTTATTGCTTTCGAGCAATAGCCTGATGAATGCAAATACGCTGACGGGGTTCTTGATTCTGCTGGGAGTAGTCGTAAATAACGGAATTATCCTTATAGACTATGCTAATATTTTACGTAAAAGAGGATATCGCCGGAATCGGGCATTAATGACTGCCGGAATGTCACGTATCCGTCCGATTTTGATAACTTCTATCACAACGATCGCCGCTATGTTGCCGTTGGCCATGGGAGATACGGAATATGCCGGAGCCATTGGGGCGCCTTTTGCTATTACAGTGATTGGTGGGCTTCTTTTCTCTGCCTTATTGACGTTGATTTTGATTCCTACTGTCTGCATGGGATTGGAAAATGTGCTTTGGTGGTATCGTTCTTTGTCTCGTAAAATGTGGATTTTCCATTTTGTTCTTTTTGTAGTTGGCGTTGTCAGTATCTGGCTATATGCTGAAGGAATACTTTGGCAGTCTATCTATTTAGTAGCACTGATTGCGGGTATACCAGGACTGACTTATTTTACACAGACTAGTCTTAGAAGAGCTAAATCGAAAGTCATAGATCCGAATGAAGAAATACACATATCTGTCCGGAATCTGGTTAAGATATATGATTGGCCGGGACGTATCAGTCGTCAATGGCATAGTGGTCTGCAAATACGGAAAAGGCTGGGAATGAGTCGTGAATATCATTCTCTAAAAGACTTCGTCAATGTGTTGTGGCAATTCGGTATGTTAGCGTTCGGTGTTTATTTTACTTATTTTTTTATTCAAAATAGACTTTGGATATTTCTGTTTTCGTTTGCTATTTATGCATCGGCTTTGTACTTGTGGAGAAAAATACGTTCTTATTTATATTATCGTTACGAAAATAGTAAGGGAGTAAAGGCAGTAAACCGTGTGATATTCTGGGGACTTCCTCCTGTTATCTTGTTCGAACTGTTCAAGCGACTGGATAATAACGGTTTGGTGGTAATGATTGGGCTGTTGTGGTTTGCGGGTATTGCTATCTACGTTACCTCACAGTATCTATATGAACATAATGTAAATATAGAACGTGTTACCGGACGATTTGCCGGACTTCGCCGCTCTTACTTCCGTATGGTAAAGAGTGTTCCTTTGATTGGAAAACAACGTAAACCTTTTAAAGCATTGCGTGGAGTTTCGTTTGAGATTCAGACAGGTATGTTCGGACTCCTGGGACCGAACGGAGCCGGAAAGTCAACTTTGATGCGCGTGATTTGTGGCATATTCGAGCAGAGTTATGGCAGTATCTGGATTAATGGTATGGATACCCGTATCTATAGGGAAGAATTGCAAAGCTTGATAGGATTCCTTCCGCAGGAATTTGGCACTTACGAAAATATGACATCTTGGGAGTTTCTTGATTATCAGGCTATACTGAAAGGAATAATAGATGAGGATTTGCGTAAGGAACGGTTAGAGTATGTTTTGAATGCGG
The nucleotide sequence above comes from Bacteroides caccae. Encoded proteins:
- a CDS encoding efflux RND transporter permease subunit, whose protein sequence is MNFLLNRRITICMLFIALSLLGYVSYKQLPVELLPNAELPVLFIQVSSQQDMDPSYVESEVIIPLEGAVSTIGGVDKLQSYIDRRQSNIQIDFKKNVNFKMTALKLQEKVNEVAASFPSGFTVQVQKVDIAQMNNNFMVLQVRGSGGTDRVRNLVEDNILSDLENIDGVASVNIYGGRQKAIEIRLHSEVCKALNLTASKISNLLSQNTQEKTFVGFANEPDSKIFVHVNAMYTKVSDLENIVVAPGPVLLKDVATVFFDLKDETTYSRVNGKEAVSVVLINDSQANLIELSHRVSDAIDKLNEKIVPLDLEIVVQENKAETMENNINQIINLALVGGLLAVFILWLFLKNMRLVFFIALSIPISVYTAFNFFYASGITINSLTLVGMALAIGMLLDNSVVVLENIYRLSGSGYTPERSVTQGTKEVWRSIVAATLTTVTVFLPFVFSDNFLIKLIGHHIGVSIISTLIISLFVALLFIPMVTYVILKKKKGRSVVYEKVSIIQRPIQVYLVLLKTCMRNPGVTIFGAVILLFATLILSLTLNVQQMKEVDSDRFNISVVMPTGSTLENTDKIVKALEERLKDFPEKKDLICRVREKEATITLVLQKDYQKIGKRKITDIKSDVQSKVSNINGAEVYVSDAMGGGQENSVLSSLGGFMRLLGIGDNNERVVVRGSDFEMMQMVAEEIRYLLDEQEFVQHTHVSYTPRQPEINLNFDPILLTTYDINRANITSGLTALNNEFSSEVTFKVGEDNYDIIIRDEILKKSTETEEEAEEKVQKEKTVDDLRAVRIENVKGGMHNLEDIASINYGRGRSRIIRVNQDKQLEVYYNFSRDVQSSKELLGSYRSDIDQLIAGYNLPSGVALQVFHEEDQFGDFKFLILAAFILIFMILASVFESVVTPFVLLFTIPLAAIGSLLALLLSSNSLMNANTLTGFLILLGVVVNNGIILIDYANILRKRGYRRNRALMTAGMSRIRPILITSITTIAAMLPLAMGDTEYAGAIGAPFAITVIGGLLFSALLTLILIPTVCMGLENVLWWYRSLSRKMWIFHFVLFVVGVVSIWLYAEGILWQSIYLVALIAGIPGLTYFTQTSLRRAKSKVIDPNEEIHISVRNLVKIYDWPGRISRQWHSGLQIRKRLGMSREYHSLKDFVNVLWQFGMLAFGVYFTYFFIQNRLWIFLFSFAIYASALYLWRKIRSYLYYRYENSKGVKAVNRVIFWGLPPVILFELFKRLDNNGLVVMIGLLWFAGIAIYVTSQYLYEHNVNIERVTGRFAGLRRSYFRMVKSVPLIGKQRKPFKALRGVSFEIQTGMFGLLGPNGAGKSTLMRVICGIFEQSYGSIWINGMDTRIYREELQSLIGFLPQEFGTYENMTSWEFLDYQAILKGIIDEDLRKERLEYVLNAVHMYERKDENIGSFSGGMKQRIGIALILLHLPRILVVDEPTAGLDPRERIRFRNLLVELSKDRVVIFSTHIIEDISSSCNQVVVINKGELKYFGDPADMVEMANGKVWQFNIDKTEFEKALDKSLVIHHIQQGDTIRVRYLSVEQPYEGAEEVEANLEDAYLCLLKNMN